In one Bryobacteraceae bacterium genomic region, the following are encoded:
- a CDS encoding DUF1501 domain-containing protein, giving the protein MFTRRDVLKTMGSGFGMAAFAGHAAAVDQPLAPREPHFPAKAKHVIYLFLNGGPSQVDTFDPKPMLTKYHGQPAPSGNLKTERKTGALLKSPFEFRPGGKSGIPISDIFPKLRERADDLCVIRSMYTERPNHEPSLFMLNCGHVLPGRPSMGSWLTYGLGSFNQNLPGFVVLCPGLPVIGPQLWASTFLPSIHQGTYLPNNESEPEKLIQHLRNRNLSSDEQRRQLDLLARLNRIHMARQGADPQLEGRIQSMEVAFRMQTEAMEALDVSKEPEKVRERYGKGDFARGCLIARRLVERGVRMVQIYYGNGQPWDNHDDIQIHRRLAATSDAPMAALLEDLKASGLLDETLVLIGGEFGRTPSVEVSGLVRVQNGRDHNNHGFSMILAGGGVRGGMTYGSTDDFGFKAVENRTHPHDIQATVLHLLGLDHTKLTYRYSGRDFRLTDIAGNVVKDILG; this is encoded by the coding sequence ATGTTTACCCGCCGCGATGTTCTGAAAACGATGGGGTCCGGATTCGGCATGGCCGCTTTCGCCGGCCATGCGGCCGCCGTCGACCAGCCGCTCGCCCCGCGCGAGCCGCACTTTCCCGCCAAGGCCAAGCACGTCATTTACCTGTTCCTCAACGGTGGGCCGTCGCAGGTGGATACGTTCGACCCCAAGCCGATGCTCACCAAGTATCACGGCCAGCCCGCTCCCAGCGGCAATCTCAAAACAGAGCGCAAGACCGGCGCGCTGCTCAAGTCGCCGTTCGAGTTCCGGCCCGGCGGCAAGAGCGGGATTCCGATCAGCGACATCTTCCCCAAGCTCCGTGAGCGTGCCGACGACCTTTGCGTCATTCGCTCCATGTACACCGAACGGCCCAACCATGAGCCGTCGCTGTTCATGCTCAACTGCGGACACGTCCTGCCGGGGCGGCCCTCGATGGGCTCGTGGCTCACCTATGGCTTGGGTTCGTTCAATCAGAATCTACCCGGATTCGTGGTCCTGTGCCCGGGGCTGCCCGTGATCGGGCCGCAGCTTTGGGCATCCACCTTCCTGCCTTCCATCCACCAGGGCACATACCTCCCGAACAACGAAAGCGAACCGGAAAAGCTCATTCAACACCTCCGCAACCGGAATCTCTCCTCGGACGAACAGCGCCGCCAGCTTGACCTGCTCGCGCGGCTGAACCGGATCCATATGGCGCGCCAGGGCGCCGATCCACAACTCGAAGGGCGCATCCAGTCGATGGAGGTCGCCTTCCGCATGCAGACCGAGGCCATGGAGGCGCTCGATGTTTCGAAAGAGCCGGAAAAGGTTCGGGAACGATACGGGAAGGGTGATTTCGCGCGGGGATGTTTGATCGCGCGCCGTCTCGTTGAACGCGGCGTGCGCATGGTGCAGATCTACTATGGAAACGGCCAGCCCTGGGACAATCACGACGATATCCAGATCCACCGCAGGCTCGCCGCGACATCCGACGCCCCTATGGCGGCGCTGCTCGAGGATCTGAAAGCTTCGGGATTGCTGGACGAAACACTGGTGTTGATCGGTGGGGAGTTCGGGAGAACGCCGTCGGTGGAAGTGAGCGGACTCGTCCGCGTGCAGAACGGGCGCGATCACAACAATCACGGATTCAGCATGATTCTTGCCGGAGGCGGTGTAAGAGGCGGGATGACCTACGGATCAACCGACGATTTCGGATTCAAGGCGGTGGAGAACCGCACCCACCCGCACGACATCCAGGCGACCGTGCTCCACCTGCTCGGGCTCGACCACACGAAACTCACGTATCGTTACTCGGGCCGCGACTTCCGCCTCACCGACATCGCCGGAAACGTCGTAAAGGATATTCTCGGCTAA